The region AGTTCGGTGTCCCCGGTGCGGGCCGCCGCGTCGGCCAGCCGGACCACGAAGGAGGCGGCCGTCCGGGCGTCGTGGTCGAACAGTTCGGCGGCCCAGGTGACGACCGCTTCACGGCTCCAGGGTTCCTCGACGCCCACCACGTACCAGATCTCCTCGAACCTGGGCCGTACGGCGAGGTCGGAGAGTGTCTCCACCAGTGGGTCGATCCGCCGGACCGGCTCCTGCGGGTCGAGCCGTTCCCAGGCGATCACGGCCGCGACCTTCATGACGGGCTCGCCGTCACGCAGGACGCCGTCGAGGACCGCCCGCACCTCCTCGACCGACCGGGCATCCGCTTCCGCAGCAGCGGCCACCCATCCCAGCTGCAGCAGCACCGGCAGACGCACCGCCGGGTCCGTCTCGGCCCGCCACCGCTCCAGGAGCGGTACGACACCGTCGGCGAGCGGAATGGCCTCCCGCCGCACATCGGGGTCCGGGTCCGCGAGCAGCGCCAGGACCGCACCCTGGTGACGTCTCCACGCCGCGGGCCACCCCTCGTCCACCAGGTCCGGCCGAGCCGTCCTGGTCGCGTGCCCGAAAGCCACCAGCAGTCCTACGAGGTCGACTCGCGCGCCCGCCCCCGGGTCGGCGGCGAGCGCCACCACGAAGGGCAGGGCCGCGGTCGCCGCGGAGGGCACCCCGCCGTTGCCCGCGACCAGGCAGGAGTACAGCGGGTAGCAGTACTCCTCCGTCGCGGCCCGGCCCGCGAGCGCCAGCCGCCGCAGCGCGCGAGGCACCTCCTCGACCGGGTGCCGGGGCAGCGCCGACTCGAGCCGGTCCCACGGCACCGCGTCCAGCGCCTCGAGCGATATCCCCGTCACTTCGACCCCCATGACCTCGGAGAACCGGTTCTCCGGCCGTCATCATGCCGCCTGGCGGTGGAGCTCGTCGTGCCGTTTTCCCACGGACGTGTCGACCCCGGGTCCATGGGTACGCGATCACCGTCCCCGATCCCCTGGAGGGAGTCATGCAGCGAGGCAGCGACCGGCTGAGCGTCCATCGGGACGAAGAGATGAAACACGAACTGCGGGGCCTGCTCAGGTCGGGTCACCCCACCCGGACCGTGGAGTGGCAGGACCCGGAGCCGACGGCCGACGACGACCCGGAGATCGCGCGCGGCCCCGTGGCACCGAACCGCGCGCCCGACTCCATCGAGACGGTGCGGCTGGAACTGGCCCGGTTCCTGAGCCGTACCGCCTTCCCCGCGGGTCCCCGCGGCCTGGCCGACACCCTGCGCGACAAACACGCACCGGATCCCCTGATCGAGGCCGTGGAGCGGCGCCCGCACAAGGCGCGCTACGCCACGGTCCACGAACTGGCCGAATCGGTCGTACGCGCCCGGCGGACGCGGTGAAGAGCGTGTGCGAGCAGGGACCCAACACCCTGGTCACCAGCCGCAAGCCGGACGACCTCAAGGGGTTCGACGAGGCGTTCCTGGAGGAGTTCGCCCGGCAGGCCGCCTGACGGAGTGTCCGCCCTTGCGGTTGCGCCACCATCCGGCGCACCTCGATCCACCGGCGACAGCGGGGACCGGGGGCGGCGGGGGCGGTCCGCAACGGGTGTGCGGGCCGGGCGAGTTCGGCCCGGCCCGTCGTTCAGCACTCCGCCGTTCGTTCAGCACTCCGCCGCGAGGCCCCGCTCCCGGGCTCCGTCGCGCGTACGGCCCGCGGCGACGGGACGGCGCGGATGGCGGCGCAGGTACTCGCCCTCCAACTGCGCCATGCGCATGTTGTGGGTCCGCAGGGCGTCGTTCGAACCGTGCAGCAGTGTGTCGTGGCGGGTGCGGTGGATCGTCTCCAGCTCTTTCATCAGCTGCTGGTCGTCCAGCCGGTCCGGGTCGACTCCGGTCATGGTGGTACCCCGCTCGTCGTGTCCTGCGGCGCGGTCCGGGTAGCCGCCGGGCAGGCGCTGCCGTGCGCGGCGCCCGAGCGGCGTCCGGGAGGGAACCGTGGATTTCGCCGTCCTCCCTCCACTCTACGAACTTCCGGGCCCCCGGTCCTCCGGGAAGCACCGGACGACCGGGACCGGGACCGAGTCCTGGCGGGCCCGAGTCCTACCGGGCCGGAGTCCTACCGGGCACGCTCGACGCGCCGCTCGTCCCACACCGGCTCCGCCGTCTCCCGGATCCTGCCGTCCGAGCCGAAGATCAGATAGCGGTCGAAGGAGCGTGCGAACCAACGGTCGTGGGTGACCGCGAGCACCGTCCCCTCGTATGCCTCCAGACCCTCCTGGAGTGCCTCGGCCGACTCCAGGTCGAGGTTGTCGGTGGGCTCGTCCAGCAGCAGGGCCGTGGAGCCCTCCAGCTCCAGCAGCAGGATCTGGAAGCGTGCCTGCTGGCCGCCGGAGAGCTTCTCGAAGCGCTGCTCGGCCTGGGCGGTCAGCTCGTAGCGGCGCAGCCGGGACATGGCGGCGCCCCGGTCCTGGGAGTGCTCGCTCCACAGGATGTCGAGAAGGGTGCGGCCCTGGAGCTCCGGGTGGGCGTGCGTCTGGGCGAAGTGTCCGGGCACGACGCGCGCGCCGAGCTTCCACTCGCCCGTGTGCGCGACGGTGTCGCCGGCGAGCAGGCGCAGGAAGTGCGACTTGCCGGAGCCGTTGGAGCCGAGCACGGCGACCCGCTCGCCGTAGAAGACCTCCAGGTCGAACGGGTTCATCAGCCCGGTGAGCTCAAGTCCCTTGCAGGTGATGGCCCGTACGCCGGTACGCCCGCCGTGCAGACGCATCTTGATGTCCTGCTCGCGCGGCGGCTCCGGCGGCGGGCCGGCCTCCTCGAACTTCCGCAGCCGGGTCTGCGCCGCCGCGTACCGGGACGCCAACTCATGGCTGATGGAAGCCGCCTGCCGCAGATTCAGCACGAGCTTCTTCAGCTGGGCGTGCTTCTCGTCCCAGCGCCTGCGCAGCTCCTCGAAGCGGGCGAACCGCTCCTGTCGCGCCTCGTGGTACGTCGCGAAGCCGCCGCCGTGCACCCATGCGTCGGCGCCGGTGGGGCTGGGCTCGACGCTGACGATCTTCTCGGCGGCGCGGGACAGCAGCTCTCGGTCGTGGGAGACGAAGAGAACGGTCTTGCGGGTCTCCTTGAGCTTCTCCTCCAGCCAGCGCTTGCCCGGTACGTCGAGGTAGTTGTCGGGCTCGTCGAGGAGCAGTACCTCGTCGGTGCCGCGCAGCAGGGCCTCCAGCACCAGCCGCTTCTGCTCTCCTCCGGAGAGGGTGCGCACCTGGCGCCACTGCGCCTTCTCGTACGGGACGCCGAGCGCGGCCGTCGTGCACATGTCCCAGAGCGTCTCGGACTCGTACCCGCGTACCTCGGCCCAGTCGGAGAGTGCCTGCGCGTAGCTGAGCTGGGCGGCCTCGTCGTCCACGGTCATCATCGCGTGCTCGGCCGCGTCGACGGCCTTGGCGGCCTCCTGTATGCGGGGCGCCGCCACGGAGACGAGCAGGTCGCGCACGGTCGTGTCGTCCCTCACGGACCCCACGAACTGCCGCATCACACCAAGACCGCCGGTCACGGTGACGGTGCCCCCGTGCGGCTTCAGCTCCCCCGAGATCAGCCGCAGCAGCGTGGTCTTGCCCGCTCCGTTCGGGCCCACCAGCGCGACGACGGACCCTTCCCCCACCCGAAACGACACATCGCCGAGCAGCGCCCTCCCGTCGGGAAGGTAGTACTCAAGATGCGCGGCTTCGAGATGTCCCATGGGCAGGCATTCTCCGGCCCCCGGGCCCACGGAGCAAACGCATATCCCCCCGACCCTCCTCGCCCCCGCCGCCCCTACCCGTCCCATCCCAGGGGGCTGCCGCCCCCAGCCCCCCGCATCGGCCTGACGGCCTCGTCCTCAAACGCCGGACGGGCTGAAGACGCGGGTCGCGGTGGAGGCTTTCAGGGGCGTGGCGAACTGCGCGCCCAGCCCCCACCGGCGGGCGGCCAGGCGAATCGGCCCGGTGAGCGATGCTGGGCGCGCAGTTCCCCGCCCAGGGGCGCGGGGAACTGCGCGCCCAGCCCCCAAACACCCGCAGACGTCAAGGCCACCCGGGGGGTCTGGGGGCGGAGCCCCAGGGCGAGGATGGGACGAGTAGGGGCGGCGGGGGCGAGGAAACGGTGGTTCGGCGGGTACGGGGAGCCCATGACCGTCACCCCGGACATCGACCTCACCACCCGCCCCCCGAACCACCACACCCTCCGAAACCACTTTCTCGCAGCAGACTCCCGCCTCTTCGAAGCCATCGCATCCCGCCACTGGCCGGGCTGCGACCCCTTCCTGACCAAACTGAGCCGCAGCGCGAACCACGGCCTGCTGTGGTTCGCCACCGCGGCGGCACTCACAGCGACCCGCACCCCCCACGCCCGCCGAGCCGCCGCGACCGGCCTCGCCTCCCTCACCCTCGCCTCCGCCACGATCAACACCGTGGGCAAGCGCTCGGTGCGCCGCCCCCGCCCACCCCTCGCCCCGGTCCCCCTGACCCGCCGGCTCAAGCGACAGCCGATCACCACCTCGTTCCCCTCGGGCCACTCCGCATCGGCCGCCGCCTTCGCCACGGGCGTGGCACTGGAGTCGCACGGCTGGGGCGCCGCGGTGGTACCGCTCGCCACCGCCGTGGCCCTGTCCCGCGTCTACACCGGCGCCCACTTCCCGAGCGACGTCCTCGCGGGCGCGGCGCTGGGCACGGCGGCCGCGTACGCCGTACGCGGTCTCCTCGCACGCCACCGACCGTGACCGTGCCCACCGTGTCCACATGACAAGACTGGGGTCTCAACATGCGACATGCAGGCGTACGGTGACGCACAACCGACGAGACGACGCGAAGGGGAAACGGTCATGTCGAAGTCGCAGGAGACCGCTGTCTACACGCACGGCCACCACGAGTCCGTACTGCGTTCGCACACCTGGCGCACGGCCGCCAACTCGGCCGCCTACCTGCTCGACTCGCTGAAGCCCCACATGCAGATCCTGGACATCGGCTGCGGCCCGGGCACCATCACCGCAGACCTGGCGGAACTGGTCCCCGAAGGCCACGTCACCGCCGTCGACCACGCCCCGGGAATCCTGGACCAGGCCCGCGCCGTGGCAGCCGAACGCGGTCTGGACAACGTCGAGTTCGGGGTCGCGGACGTGCACGCCCTGGACTTCCCGGACGACACCTTCTGCGTGGTCCACGCCCATCAGGTGCTCCAGCACGTGGGTGACCCGGTGCAGGCGCTGCGCGAGATGTACCGGGTCACCAAGCCGGGCGGTTTCATCGCCGCCCGCGACGCGGACTACTCGGCGATGGCCTGGTATCCCGAGGTGCCGGGCCTGACCGACTGGCAGGACCTGTACCTGCGCGTGGCCCGAGCCAACGGGGGCGAACCGGCGGCCGGTCGCCGTCTCAAGTCGTGGGCACTGGCGGCCGGCATCAAGGACGTCACGGCGACGTCGGACACCTGGACCTTCGCCACCGAGGACGAGCGGGAGTGGTGGGGCGGGCTGTGGGCCGATCGCACGCAGGCCTCGGCGTACGCGGAGCGCGCCACCGAGGGCGGACACGCGACCACCGCGCAACTGCGGGCCGTTTCGGAGGCGTGGCGGGAATGGGCCCGCCAGGAGGACGGCTGGTTCTCCGTCCTGCACGGAGAAATTCTCTGCCGCAAGGAAGCGTGATCCGTCTGCTTCGGGAAACACGGACAGCAGGAGGTACACATTATGGTTCCCATTCTGCTGGTACTACTGCTGGCCCTGATTCTCTTCGGCGCCGGATTCGCGATCAAGCTGCTCTGGTGGGTGGCGCTGGTGGTCATTGTCCTGTGGCTGCTCGGATTCCTGGTGCGCGGAACGAGCGCCTCGGGGAGCAGGGGCCGCTGGTATCGCTGGTGAAGCCATTCCCGTAAAGCTGTTCCCGGAGTCGGCCCGAGGTCTTGTTCAGGCCTCGGGCCGCAGGCATCTCCAGGGCATTTCCATGTCGTATTCGAATTTTCCAGGTCGAATTCAAATCCGGCATCGGACTCAAGATTCAGGTTTCAGGATTCAGCAGGTACGGCTCGGCTCAGCGCACGATCGCCGTCTCCACCAGCAGCCGCGCCGCCGCCGCGATCGACTCCGCGTCGATGCCCGCGGCGTGCAGTTGCTCGGCGGGGGTCGCCGAACCCGGCATCGTACGGACGGCGAGGCGGACCAGACGCGGCACCGGGCGGCCGTCGAGGAAGGCGTCGAGGATCGCGTCGCCGATGCCGCCCTCCTCTCGGTGGTCCTCGACGGTGACGAGGCAGCCGGTCTGTTCGGCGGCCTCGCGCAGGGTGAGGCGGTCGACGGGCTTGACCGAGTAGAGGTCGATGACCCTGACCTGGATGCCCTCGCGGTCGAGCGACTCGGCGGCGGCCAGCGCCTCGTGGAGGGTGACGCCCGCGGCGACGAGCGTCAGCCGGTCCTCGTCACTGGCGCGCAGTACCTTGCTGCCGCCGACGGGGAACTCCTCGGTGGGGCTGTAGATCACCGGGGTGTCCCCACGTGAGGTGCGCAGATAGCGGATGCCCTCGCAGTCCGCCATCGTGGCGACGAGCTTGGCCGTCTGGTTGGCGTCGCACGGGTAGAGCACGGTCGTGCCGTACAGCGCCCGGAACATCGCCAGATCCTCCAGGGCCATCTGCGAGGGGCCGTCCTGGCCGATCGAGACGCCCGCGTGCGAGCCGACGAGGTTGATGTCGGAGCCGCTGATCGCGGCCATCCGGATGAAGTCGTGGGCCCGGGTGAGGAACGCCGCGAACGTGGTGGCGTACGGCACCCAGTCGCGCGCGGCCATGCCGACGGCGGCCGCGACGAGTTGCTGCTCGGCGATGTAGCACTCGAAGAAGCGGTCGGGGTGTTCCTTGGCGAAGAGCTCGGTGCGGGTGGAGTCGCCCACCTCGCCGTCCAGGGCGACGACGTCACCACGGGCGGTGCCGAGCGCGGCGAGCGCCTGTCCGTAGGCGTCGCGGGTGGCGGCCTTGTCCCCGATGTCGTAGCGGGGCAGTTCGAGGTGGCCGGAGCGTACGGCATGCAACACCCTTGCCGGGGGAGGCTGTTGGACCTCCACGTGCAGGTTGCGCACTCCGCCGAGTTCGGCGATCGCCTCCTCGGCGTCCGGCAGCGGTTTGCCGTGCAGGCCCTCGCGGTCCTGGACCGACTCGACGCCCTTGCCCTTGAGCGTGCGGGCGATGATCACGGTCGGCTGTCCCGCGGTGGACTCGGCCTCGGCGTACGCGCGGTCGATGGCGTCGACATCGTGTCCGTCGATCTCCACGGTGTGCCAGCCGAAGGCCTGGAACCGGCGCGCGTACGCGTCGAGGTCGTGGCCGTGCCGGGTCGGGCCGCGCTGGCCCAGCCGGTTGACGTCGATGATCGCGACGAGGTTGTCGAGGTGCTCGTATCCTGCGTGCTCGGCGCCCTCCCAGACGGATCCCTCGGCGAGCTCGCTGTCGCCGCACAGCACCCACACCCGGTAGCCGGTGTGGTCGAGCCGTTTACCGGCCAGTGCGACGCCGACCCCCACGGGCAGCCCCTGGCCGAGCGAGCCGGTGGCGGTCTCGACCCACGGAAGCCGCCGGGGTGTCGGATGCCCTTCGAGCCGGCTGCCGAGCTTGCGGAAGGTGAGCAGTTCGGCCTCGCTGATGGCCCCGGCCGCCCTGTACGCGGCGTACAAGAGCGGTGAGGCATGCCCCTTGGAAAGGATGAAACGGTCATTGCCGTGATGCTGGGGGCGCTCGAAGTCGTAGCGCAGGTGCTTGGCCAGCAGGACCGCCATCAGATCGGCCGCCGACATCGAGGACGTGGGATGCCCGGATCCGGCGGCGGCGGCAGCGCGCACGCTGTCGACACGCAACTGCTGTGCGAGTTCCTTGAGTTGACGGGTGTCCATGGCGTTCACGGTGGTGTTCATGACTCTCCTTTCGGACGGCTCGCGAAGTCGCCGGGGTAACCGGCCACCCGTGCCAGTTCCGGCGAGGCGGTATCCAGCGGCACCGACCACGAGCGGACCAGGCCCAACTGCACGGCCTGGCGCGGCAGTACGGCGTCCAGCAGCCAGTCGGCAGCGACGCGGACGCGGTTGCCGGGCATCGCGGCGAGGTGGTAGCCGCGGGTGACGGCACCGGCGAGGGGGCCGGACAGCGGGATGCCCAGGGGGTTGGCGGCGGCCTGCGCGCCCCCGAGATCGACGGTGAAGCCCAGGTCGCGATGGCGGTAGGCACGTCGGCTCCCGATGCCGAGCGAGGCGGCGACATTGCGCCCCGCGACCCTCCCGTGCCGCCAGGCGTGCTGCGCCGTCATCGGCGTGTACTGCCCCGGCCGCTCAAGATCCGGTACGGCGGCGGCGTCGCCGCACGCGAACACCTCGGGACGGCCCGGCACCTGGAGATATGGGTCGACGAGCAGCCGCCCCCGTTCCAGTGGCTGCCCGAGCGCCTCGACGAGCGGATCGGGCCGTACGCCGACACACCACGTCAGCGTCCGCGTGTCGACGAACTCCCCGTCGCTGAGGCGGACGCCGCTCGGGGTCGCCTCCTCGACCGAGGTCGCCGTGCGCACGTCGACGCCCCGTCGCCGCAGGACGCGGTCGGCGGCGCGGGAGAGCCGCTCGTCCAGCTCGGGCAGGACACGCGGCGCGACGTCGAGCAGCAGCCAGCGCGGCCGCTTGCCCTCCCGCAGCGGTTGCTTGCGTACCAGCGCGTCGGTGAACAGCTGTCCCTGGGCCGCCACCTCGGTCCCCGTGTACCCGGCGCCGACCACCACGAACGTGCACCGCGCGGCACAGGTCTTCGGGTCGTCGGACGCGGCGGCCAGCTCCACCTGCCGGGTCACGTGGTCGCGGAGGTACAGCGCCTCGGGCAGTCCGCGGAAGCCGTGCGCGTACTCGGCGACACCGGGCACGGGCAGCAGCTTGTTCACGCCGCCGACGGCCAGCACGAGACGATCGTACGTCAGCGTGCCCGGCTCGCTCTCGGGATCCGTGTAGCGCACGGTGCGTGCGTCGAGGTCGATGCCGTCGGCCTCGCCCAGCACCAGGCGTACGTGGGGCAGGGTGCCGGGGAGCGAGACGGTGACACGGCGTGGCTCCAGGACTCCGACGGCGACCTGCGGCAGCAGGGGCAGATACAGAAAGTAGTCGGTCGGGTTGAGAAGGGTGATGTCGGCCTTGTGCCGGGTCAGCCGCGCCAGCGTGCGGGCGGTTCGGTACCCGGCGAAGCCGGCACCGACGATGACGATGCGGGGTCGACTCACGGTTTCGCCTCCGGCGATGTCGCTCGTGCCTCGTACGGGGGCTTTCCGCGTCCCCGCGGTCGGGGCACCCAAACCCGGGGGCTCCGGTGATTCCTCCTCGCCCCCGGGGGTCATTCGGTCGTCCGAAGGAGACGTCCGAAACGATCTCGTCCTCCGGCGTGCCCAACTAAGCTCGTCCGCATGGAGATTCTGGGAGCCACGTTGCGGATCTGCGTCGACGACCTGGAGGCTTCGGTCCCCTTCTACGAAAGACTTGCCGGTGGGCGGGCCCTGCGGTTCGAGCGCGGCGGTGTGTCGGTGGCGGCGGTGGGCTGTTTCCTGCTCATGAGCGGACCCGAGGCCGATCTGGACGTCCTGCGGAAGGTCTCCGCGACCATCGCCGTCAAGGACGTCGAGGACGCGCATCGGGTGCTCAGCGAGCTGGGCGCACGGATTCTGGCGGGACCGGTGGGGACGCCGGCCGGGCGCAATCTGATCGCCATGCATCCGGACGGTGTGGTGTACGAGTACGTCGACCGCGGATCCCCGACCCTCTGACCGCTCCCTCGGGGCTTCGCCCCAGACCCCGGGTGTGTTCTTCGACTGCGGGTGAGTGGGGGCTGATCGCGCAGTTCCCCGCGCCCCTCAGGAGCGCCGGCGCGCATCCTTCAGCCCGTCCGGCGTTTGAGGACGAGGAAAGGCTAGTTGGAGGGCGGGCGCATGCGGAAGTCGTAGTGGGGCGGGAGCGGCTCGTCCGTCAGACGGGCCCACAGGGCGGTGATGGTCTCCGCCCCCTCCCGCAGGTCGGCGACCTCGAACGCCTCGTCGAAGACCGCCCGCGCCCCGTCCCGGTCCCCCTCCGCGAGAAGCAGCTCCACCTCGAGCAGACGGAACCGGCCGCGCGCCCGTGTAACGGGCCGCAGTCGATCCCAGACCCGCCGCGCCTCCCCGGTACGCCGCACAGCGAGCAGCGCCCCCACCGCCTCCCGCCCGAGCGCGGCCGTGGCCGCGGTCCAGGCCGGACCGTCGTCACGCCGCTCCTGACACAGGTCGTCGAAGGCCTCGGCGTATCGGTCGGCGGCCCGTTCCCGGTTGCCGGCCTCCTGGTCGGCGACGGCCAGACACCGCAGCAACGGCCAGAGCGACGGGGCGAGTTCGAGCGCCCGCTCCCAGCTGCGCACGGCCTGCGCCAGGTCCCCGGCGTGCCACTGCGCGACGCCGAGGTGGTACTCGGTGAGCGGTTTGGCGGGCGCGGTCTCCAGCATGTCCCGCCAGTGCGGAGCGACCAGGCTCTCACCGGGTGGCCCGACCCGTCGCGGCTCCGGGAAGGCACCGGTCCGCAGGAGCTCCACCCAGGGCGCCTGCGCCTCCCCCAGCGTGGACTCCTGGAACGGCGTGCCGGGCAGCTTGTGGGAGGCGCGCAGCACTTCGAGCGCACCCCAGCCGGACCCGACGGCCAGCACCTCACCGGGCTCGGTGTCGGCGTACGGCAGCCACGCCTCGTACGCCGCGTCGACGTCCCCGCGAGGGAGGACCTCCGACAGCCGGCGTTCCGTCTCCGCCCGCGCGAGCGCCCAGTCCGCCCCGTGCACCGCCCCCGCATCCGCCGCCAGCGGCCCGTACGCCTCCAGCCAGGACACCTCGCTCTCCGCCTCCAGCCGGACATGTTCCAGCTGGGTGCGGGCGAGCCCGGCCTGGATCTCGCAGTAGCCGCCGGTGCCGGGTTCGGTGAGCCATTCCTGCCAGCGCCGTCCGCCCGGACCGGAGCCCCAGACGAACAGCTTGCGCCCGCGCAGCACATCGGTGGACGTCTGCACGAGCCCGTCGCCCGTGTCGTCGAGCGCGGCGATCCAGCGGCGCTGCCCGTCGGGCACCTCGTAGAAGTAGTCGGCGGGGAAGAAGCTGCGCGGCGGATACGTGCGGTCCACTCCCTCGTGCTCCGGTACCGGCACCCTCCGCAGCCGCCGCTCGTACCCGAAGTGCCAGGCCTCGTCCGCGGGGGCCAGCACCCGGCGTTCCTCCGGGACGGCGATGTTGGACCACCAGTACAGGGGCGTGGGCTTCTCGTGCGGATTGCGGACGCGGACGCCGACGTGGAGGAAGTCGGAGCCGTCCGGGAGCCACAGGTCGACCTGGAACGGCAGGTCGCGCAGCCGTTCCCACTCCCACAGGCGGAGCATCTCGCCGCCGTCGGGGGCGGGGACACGGGCGGCGTGCACGGGGGCGCAGGACAGGGTGGTGTGGCCGGTCGCGCCGATGTTCCACTCGATGCCGCCGGAGAACCAGGCTCCGTTGAGGGCGAAGCAGGCGGGCTGCACCACCGGGTTGCGGTAGAGGAGTTCGCGCTGCGAGGGCTTGTGGAACAGCGAGGCCACCCGGCCGCCGTGGCCCGGCAGCACCACGGCCCGCAGCCGGTCGTTCTCGATCACGATCGTGTCGATCCCGCGCGGCTCGCGCCGTCTGTCGTATCCGTCCCGGATGCGCTCGGGCAGGAGGCTCCGCAGCGGCTCGTAGCGCATCTGCCGGGCCATGTCGCGCGGCAGGTCGGCGCCGCTGCGGTCGTCGACGCGGTGTGTCTCGTCGAGCGGCCGCAGGGGTGGCAGCGGGTTGTCCGGGCCCAACTCCGCGACCGGCAGGGTCAGTACGTCACGTCGGATCGTCGTCACGATGACCATGGAACAGGGACATCGACCACCTGACCAGGGTGTCCGCTCGTCAGGATCCGGTCAGGATTCCGCAAAGGCGACGACGGTGCTCGAAGGTCGGTTCGGCTCGACGGGAGGTTCAGCTCGAAGGGAGCATCTCCGAGGTGATCGCCCATCGCTCGTGGTCGCGCCACGCCCCGTCGATGTAGATGAAGTCCGGCGAGAACCCCTCCAGCCGGAATCCGCAGCGCCGGGCGAGGGCGATCGAGGCCGCGTTCCGGGGCTGCACGTTGATCTCCAGCCGGTGCAGCCCCATCGCCCCGAAGGCGTACCGGACCACGAGCCCGAGCCCCTCGGCCATCAGCCCGCGCCCGGTGGCGTGAGCGAAGGCGCCGTAGCCCAGCGCCCCGCACAGGAAGCCGCCCTCGACGATGTTGTTGATGTTGATGAAGCCGGCGATGGCCCCGTTGTCCCGTTCGCAGACCAGGAACCCGGCCTTCGTACGGTCCTCGATGAGCCGCCCCGCGTAGGCGGCGTAGGCGTCGACGCTACGGGGCGGGAAGAGCCAGGGCTGGTGCAGCGCCTTGCTCTCCCGGGCCCGTGCGGTGAACTCGGCACCGTCCTCGTGGGTGAAGTGCCGGATGCCCACGCGGGGCCCCTCGGCAAGATAGGCGGAGGCGTTCTCAGGCATCCCGACACAGTACGCGACGACGGCCTTCACGACAGGTTCTGGGCGAGCGCCGGCTCCTCCAGCGTCAGGGTCCCCGCGTCCGCGTCGAGTTCGGCCCGCACCCCGAACGGAATCGTCAACGCGCCCTCGCCGTGCCCGAATCCGAACTCCTCGACGACCGGCACCCCGAGCCCGCCGAGCCGGTCGGTGAGCAGCGTCCGCACGCGCTCGTACGGCGAGCAGCGCGCCCAGGAGCCGAGCAGGATCCCGGTGACCCCGTCCAGCCAGCCGGCCCGCAGGAGCTGGGTGAGCGCCCGGTCCAGGCGGTACGTCTCCTCCCCCACGTCCTCCAGACAGAGCAGGCCGCCGCGCGCGGAGGTCCGGGCGTGCGGGGTGCCCAGGTCGGCGGCGAGCATGCTCAGGCACCCGCCGAGGAGGACACCTGAGGCGCGGCCGGGCACGAGCGGTGCCGCTC is a window of Streptomyces mirabilis DNA encoding:
- a CDS encoding GNAT family N-acetyltransferase, whose translation is MPENASAYLAEGPRVGIRHFTHEDGAEFTARARESKALHQPWLFPPRSVDAYAAYAGRLIEDRTKAGFLVCERDNGAIAGFININNIVEGGFLCGALGYGAFAHATGRGLMAEGLGLVVRYAFGAMGLHRLEINVQPRNAASIALARRCGFRLEGFSPDFIYIDGAWRDHERWAITSEMLPSS
- a CDS encoding DUF5107 domain-containing protein — its product is MVIVTTIRRDVLTLPVAELGPDNPLPPLRPLDETHRVDDRSGADLPRDMARQMRYEPLRSLLPERIRDGYDRRREPRGIDTIVIENDRLRAVVLPGHGGRVASLFHKPSQRELLYRNPVVQPACFALNGAWFSGGIEWNIGATGHTTLSCAPVHAARVPAPDGGEMLRLWEWERLRDLPFQVDLWLPDGSDFLHVGVRVRNPHEKPTPLYWWSNIAVPEERRVLAPADEAWHFGYERRLRRVPVPEHEGVDRTYPPRSFFPADYFYEVPDGQRRWIAALDDTGDGLVQTSTDVLRGRKLFVWGSGPGGRRWQEWLTEPGTGGYCEIQAGLARTQLEHVRLEAESEVSWLEAYGPLAADAGAVHGADWALARAETERRLSEVLPRGDVDAAYEAWLPYADTEPGEVLAVGSGWGALEVLRASHKLPGTPFQESTLGEAQAPWVELLRTGAFPEPRRVGPPGESLVAPHWRDMLETAPAKPLTEYHLGVAQWHAGDLAQAVRSWERALELAPSLWPLLRCLAVADQEAGNRERAADRYAEAFDDLCQERRDDGPAWTAATAALGREAVGALLAVRRTGEARRVWDRLRPVTRARGRFRLLEVELLLAEGDRDGARAVFDEAFEVADLREGAETITALWARLTDEPLPPHYDFRMRPPSN